In Oncorhynchus keta strain PuntledgeMale-10-30-2019 unplaced genomic scaffold, Oket_V2 Un_contig_8045_pilon_pilon, whole genome shotgun sequence, a single window of DNA contains:
- the LOC127926672 gene encoding LOW QUALITY PROTEIN: zymogen granule membrane protein 16-like (The sequence of the model RefSeq protein was modified relative to this genomic sequence to represent the inferred CDS: deleted 2 bases in 1 codon), whose product MFLILVVTMFLAGCLALPIKDPYSYSSAVGQGGGTPFASYGEGRITGVRVWETNNNYYYYYNNNAYISGFQLRYGNTWSPVFGHEVGEKQEMELFNDEAIVEVSGKYNPADYICYLVLSTNMGRTLSAGLPNQISFNFYPANMGNELRILSGRFNGAGITSIGAHWGLVDMEGAGNRTLESTGNRTSSSLKKKYVLLFGMVSQIQIKPSAGLVTFNGDSPFNISMFWVSIFWPGMVLNQGQLSIVVSDWESYLGSLFCHLRLWDAVFC is encoded by the exons CCATCAAAGACCCGTACTCGTATTCCTCTGCTGTGGGTCAGGGAGGTGGCACCCCATTTGCTTCCTACGGTGAGGGACGCATCACGGGAGTCAGAGTGTGGGAGaccaacaacaactactactactactacaacaacaatgCCTACATCAGTGG GTTCCAGCTGAGATACGGCAACACCTGGTCTCCTGTGTTCGGTCATGAAGTGGGTGAAAAGCAGGAGATGGAGCTGTTTAATGATGAGGCCATCGTTGAGGTGTCTGGGAAGTACAACCCAGCAGACTACATCTGCTACCTGGTGTTAAGCACCAACATGGGGCGCACTCTGTCAGCCGGCCTGCCCAACCAAATCTCCTTCAACTTCTACCCAGCCAACATGGGCAATGAGCTGAGGATCCTCAGCGGTCGCTTCAACGGTGCTGGAATCACCTCCATCGGAGCCCACTGGGGATTGGTGGACATGGAAGGGGCTGGAAACCGTACTCTGGAA AGTACGGGAAACAGAACCTCCTCTTCATTGAAAAAAAAGTATGTCTTGCTCTTTGGGATGGTATCCCAgatacagattaagcctagtgCTGGACTAGTtactttcaatggagattctccattcaacatttctatgttttgggtttctatattttggccgggtatggttctcaatcagggacagctgtctatcgttgtctctgattgggaatcatacttaggcagcctgttttgtcACCTTAGGTTGTGGGATGCTGTTTTTTGTTAG